A single region of the Lycium barbarum isolate Lr01 chromosome 2, ASM1917538v2, whole genome shotgun sequence genome encodes:
- the LOC132626504 gene encoding pyruvate kinase, cytosolic isozyme, with protein MAIENNNNGVAVCTVKRPKTKIVCTLGPASRSVPMVEKLLRAGMNVARFNFSHGSHEYHQETIDNLRQAMENTGILCAVMLDTKGPEIRTGFLKDGKPVQLKQGQEITISTDYSLKGDESTICMSYKKLAEDVKPQSVILCADGTITFTVLSCDKEKGLVRARCENTAVVGERKNVNLPGVIVDLPTLTDKDKDDILNWGVPNHIDMIALSFVRKGSDLVEVRKLLGEHAKNVLLMSKVENQEGVANFDEILANSDAFMVARGDLGMEIPIEKIFLAQKVMIYKCNIQGKPVVTATQMLESMIKSPRPTRAEATDVANAVLDGTDCVMLSGETAAGAYPDLAVGTMAKICIEAESTIDYPDVFKRIMANAPVPMSPLESLASSAVRTANSAKAALILVLTRGGSTAKLVAKYRPGMPILSVVVPEIKTDSFDWTCSDESPARHSLIFRGLVPVLHAGSARASHEESTEEALYFALEHAKTKGLCKEGDSVVALHRVGTASVIKIVTVK; from the exons ATGGCGATTGAGAACAACAATAACGGAGTTGCTGTGTGTACGGTGAAGAGGCCTAAAACAAAGATAGTATGCACATTAGGGCCTGCATCGAGATCAGTGCCTATGGTTGAGAAGCTTCTAAGGGCGGGTATGAATGTTGCCAGATTCAACTTTTCACATGGATCTCATGAGTATCATCAAGAAACTATTGATAATCTCAGACAGGCTATGGAGAATACTGGTATTCTCTGTGCCGTTATGCTTGATACCAAG GGTCCTGAAATTCGAACAGGGTTTTTAAAAGATGGTAAGCCCGTTCAACTTAAACAGGGTCAGGAGATCACAATCTCAACTGATTACAGCCTTAAAGGCGATGAGAGTACGATATGCATGAGCTACAAAAAGTTAGCGGAGGATGTAAAGCCACAGAGTGTGATCCTCTGTGCAGATGGCACAATCACCTTTACCGTATTGTCTTGTGACAAAGAGAAGGGCTTGGTACGAGCCCGCTGTGAGAACACTGCTGTTGTTGGTGAAAGAAAGAATGTCAATCTCCCTGGAGTAATTGTGGATCTGCCAACATTGACAGATAAAGACAAGGATGACATCTTAAACTGGGGAGTTCCAAATCATATTGACATGATTGCGTTATCTTTTGTCCGTAAGGGTTCAGATCTTGTGGAGGTTCGGAAGCTGCTAGGTGAACATGCAAAGAACGTCCTTCTAATGTCTAAG GTTGAAAACCAAGAAGGTGTAGCAAATTTTGATGAAATTCTTGCCAACTCTGATGCATTTATGGTAGCAAGAGGTGACCTGGGAATGGAAATTCCAATTGAAAAGATATTCTTGGCTCAAAAAGTAATGATTTACAAGTGCAACATCCAAGGGAAGCCTGTTGTGACAGCAACACAGATGTTGGAGTCCATGATCAAATCTCCAAGACCAACTCGTGCAGAAGCAACAGATGTTGCCAATGCTGTTCTTGATGGCACAGATTGTGTCATGCTTAGTGGTGAAACAGCTGCTGGAGCTTATCCTGATCTTGCTGTAGGAACCATGGCCAAAATTTGTATTGAAGCAGAGAGCACAATTGATTATCCAGATGTCTTCAAAAGAATTATGGCAAATGCACCAGTTCCCATGAGCCCCTTGGAGAGCCTTGCGTCTTCTGCTGTTCGGACCGCTAACTCTGCAAAAGCTGCTCTTATCCTTGTGTTAACCAGGGGAGGAAGTACAGCAAAATTGGTGGCCAAGTACAGGCCTGGAATGCCTATATTGTCGGTGGTTGTCCCTGAGATCAAGACTGATTCTTTTGATTGGACTTGCAGTGATGAGTCTCCAGCAAGGCATAGTCTTATCTTCAGGGGATTGGTTCCAGTTCTCCATGCAGGCTCTGCTAGGGCTTCCCATGAAGAGTCTACAGAAGAAGCTCTCTATTTTGCTCTTGAACATGCCAAAACAAAAGGGTTATGCAAGGAAGGAGATTCCGTTGTAGCCCTACACCGTGTTGGAACTGCTTCTGTGATCAAGATTGTTACAGTCAAGTAA